From the genome of Amycolatopsis camponoti:
TCGCGATCGCCTACGCCGACGCGATGTCCGGCGAGCGGGTCACCGTCACCGACGAGCAGGTCGCCGAGCTCGAGCGCGAGTTCGGCCGCGAGGGCGTCGTCGAGCTGACCTACCAGGTCGCGCTCGAGAACTCGCGCGCCCGGATGAACAGCGCACTCGGCATCGTCGACCAGGGCTTCACCTCGGGCGACGCCTGCCGCGTCCCGCTCCCGTAGGACCTCGGGAATCGGACCCCGGTCGGACGCGGAACCGGGGCCCGCCGCGGGACCGTTCCGGCATGCACCTCGTCGCCAGTGAACGGATCAAGCTCTTCAGCATCGCCACGCCCTGGGTGTGCGGTGTCTTCGCGCTCGTCGCGCTGGCCGGCCCGGCCGCGATCACCGCGCTGACCGCGTCCGAGTCGCGATTGCCGCCGACGGTCGCGAGCACGCAGTTCGGCTACCAGCTCGGGCTGGTCGCCGTCCTGGTGGCGGCCGCGCTCGCCGTGACCAGCGAGTACCACTCCGGCACGATCCACGGCACCTTCCAGGGCGTGCCGAGCCGGACGCCGGTGCTGGTCGCGAAGGCCGTGGTCGCCGCCGGGTACGCGTTCTTGCTCGGCGAAGCCGCCGCGTTCACGGCTTGGCTGCTCGCGCGGGTCCTCGCCCCGGACGCCGACCTGGCGCTGGACAGCGTCGCGGACTGGAGGATCGTCGCCGGCACAGGGCCGGTGTTCGCGCTGGGCGCTGTCTGCGGGGTCGGCGTAGGCCTGCTCGTGCGGCACACCGCCGGTGCGGTCGCGCTGCTCGTCGCCTACCCGCTGATGGCGGAGAACGTCGTCCAGCTGATCCCGCGCGCGGGGCAGGCGATCCACCGGTGGCTGCCGCTGAACGCCGTCACGAAGTTCCTCAGCGGCCGCGGGGAGGCCAACGCCGGCCGCGACGGCGGGAACGCGGCTGTCCTGTCGGACACGCCGCTGAGCCCGGGCTGGGCCTTGGCCTACTTCGGCGCCTTCGCGGTCCTCCTGCTGGCGGCCGGGATCATTCTGGCGCGGCGGCGGGACGCGTGATCCGGGTGAGCTTGTCCGGGTTGACGATGTCGTAGATGGCGACGATCTTCCCGTCGCGGACGCTGACCGACTGCACGTGCTCGTCGAGCGCGAGGAAGCCCTCGCGGCCCGGCATCGGCGCCAGGTACATCCCGAGGTCGCCGTTGACCAGTACCGGCGCGCCGCGCTCGACCATCCCGGGCGCGTACTTGCGCGTGAGGCCGAGGAGGAACCGGGCGATCTTGTCCGGGCCCAGGATGAGCTGGCGGGTGGTGCGGCCCTTGCCGTTCGAGTCGCCGACGAGCACGACGTCGGGGGCGAGCAGCTCGGTCATCGCCCGGATGTCGCCCTGCTGCAGCGCGGTGACGAACTTCTCGAGGATCCGCGCCTGGTCGTCGAGCGGCACGCGCGGTGCCGGGTCGGCGTCGGCCAGCGCCTTGCGGCCCCGGGACGCGTGCTGGCGCGCGGCCTCGACCGTGACGCCGAGCGCGTCGGCGATCTCCGAGAACGGCACCGAGAAGGCGTCGTGCAGCACGAACGCGACGCGCTGCTCCGGCGTCAGCTTGTCGAGCACGACGAGCGCGGCCATCCGGAGGCCGTCGTCGCGAACCGCGACGTCCAGGGGGTCCTCGCTCACCGGCTGCCCGAACGGCGTGACGACGGGCTCCGGCAGCCACTGCCCGACGTACCGCTCGCGCTGCGCGGCGGCCGACTTGAGCCGGTCGAGGCAGATCCGGCCGACCACCGTGGTGAGCCAGCCCCGCAGCTCGCGGATGGCCGCGCGGCCGGCGTCGTCCAGCCCGGCCAGGCGCAGCCAGGACTCCTGGACCGCGTCCTCGGCGTCGGCGCGCGTGCCGGTCAGCCGGTAGGCGACGCCGATCAGGTGACCGCGGTGCGCGGCGAACTCCGCGGCGAGGGTGTCCTGGGCGGTGGGCGTGGAGGCCATGCCCCGAGTGTGCCGCAAACGGCGAGACTAGAGTGGGTGGCGTGGCAGGACGGATTCGGGAGAGCGACATCGCGGAAGTGCGCGATCGGAACCGGATCGACGAGGTCGTCGGGGAGTACGTGGCGCTTCGCCGCGCCGGCGGGGGCAGCCTGAAGGGCCTCTGCCCGTTCCACAACGAGAAGACCCCGTCGTTCAACGTCCGCCCGACGCACGGCACTTTCCACTGCTTCGGCTGTGGCGAGGGCGGCGACGTGATCAAGTTCATCCAGAAGATCGACCTGATCACCTTCGTGGAGGCCGTCGAGCGGCTGGCCGACCGGGTCGGCATCCGGCTCACCTACGAGGGTGGCGGCGCGACGATCCAGCGTGACCGCGGCAGCCGCAGCCGGCTGATCGAGGCGCACCGCGCGGCCCAGGAGTTCTACGCCGAGCAGCTGGTCACCGACGAGGCGCGCGCCGCGCGGGACTTCCTGTCCGAGCGCGGGTTCGACGCCGCCGCGGCGAAGACGTTCGGCTGCGGCTACGCCCCGGGCGGCTGGGACAAGCTGACGAAGCACCTGCTCACGCGCGGTTTCGAGGTCAAGGAGCTGCTGACCGCGGGGCTGTCCAAGGAGGGCCAGCGCGGCCCGATGGACCGCTTCCACCGGCGCCTGGTCTGGCCGATCCGCGACGTCGGCAACGAGGTCGTCGGCTTCGGCGCGCGACGCCTGTTCGACGACGACCGGATCTCGGCGAAGTACCTCAACACCGCCGAGTCGCCGATCTACAAGAAGTCCCAGGTCATGTTCGGCCTGGACCTGGCCAAGCGCGAGATCGCGAAGCGGCACCAGGTCGTCGTGGTCGAGGGCTACACCGACGTGATGGCGATGCACGCGGCGGGCGTGCCGACCGCGGTCGCGTCGTCGGGCACGGCGTTCGGCGAAGACCACATGAAGGTGCTTCGCCGGCTGATGATGGACGACGACGCCTTCCGCGGCGAAGTCATCTTCACCTTCGACGGCGACGAAGCGGGTCAGAAGGCCGCGCTGAAAGCGTTCGAAGGTGACCAGACGTTCGCCGGCCAGACCTACATCGCGGTCGCGCCGGACGGCATGGACCCCTGCGAGCTGCGCCTGGCCAAGGGCGACAGCGCGGTGAAGGACCTGGTCGCGCGGCGGACCCCGCTGTTCGAGTTCGTCATCCGGAGCACGCTCAAGAACTACGACCTCGACTCGGTCGACGGCCAGGTCTCGGCCCTGCAGAAGACCGTGCCGATGGTGGCGGCGATCAAGGACCGCGCGGCCCGCGACGGCTACGCGTCGAAGCTGGCCTGGTGGGTCGGCTGGCAGGACGTCGCCCAGGTGGTCAACCGGGTCCGCGGCAGCGCGGGCGCCACCGACAAGCGCGGGGGCGCGCCCCTGAAGCAGCCGGCCCGCGTCGGCGCCCCGGCGGAGGCACCGCCGGCACAGGACGTCGCCCGCCCGGCGCCGAAAGACCCGCGGTTCGCCGTCCAGCGCGAGGCTTTGAAGGCCGCGCTGCAGCAGCCCGCGATCGCCGGGCCGGAGTACGACGCGCTGCCGCTGGAGGCGTTCACGCACCCGGTGTACGTCGCGGTGCACGAGGCCGTGCTCAAGGCGGGCGGCGCGGGTTCGGGCCTGACCGGACCGGCGCTGCTGGACGCGGCCGCCCCGCACTGTCCGGAAGGGACGGTCCGGCGCGTGCTGTCCGAGCTGGCCGTGGAACCGTTGCAGGCCAAGGACGAAGTCGACTCGCGGTACATCTCGTCGATCCTCGCCCGGCTGCAGGAGGGGCTCGTCGGG
Proteins encoded in this window:
- a CDS encoding sigma-70 family RNA polymerase sigma factor, translated to MASTPTAQDTLAAEFAAHRGHLIGVAYRLTGTRADAEDAVQESWLRLAGLDDAGRAAIRELRGWLTTVVGRICLDRLKSAAAQRERYVGQWLPEPVVTPFGQPVSEDPLDVAVRDDGLRMAALVVLDKLTPEQRVAFVLHDAFSVPFSEIADALGVTVEAARQHASRGRKALADADPAPRVPLDDQARILEKFVTALQQGDIRAMTELLAPDVVLVGDSNGKGRTTRQLILGPDKIARFLLGLTRKYAPGMVERGAPVLVNGDLGMYLAPMPGREGFLALDEHVQSVSVRDGKIVAIYDIVNPDKLTRITRPAAAPE
- the dnaG gene encoding DNA primase, translating into MGGVAGRIRESDIAEVRDRNRIDEVVGEYVALRRAGGGSLKGLCPFHNEKTPSFNVRPTHGTFHCFGCGEGGDVIKFIQKIDLITFVEAVERLADRVGIRLTYEGGGATIQRDRGSRSRLIEAHRAAQEFYAEQLVTDEARAARDFLSERGFDAAAAKTFGCGYAPGGWDKLTKHLLTRGFEVKELLTAGLSKEGQRGPMDRFHRRLVWPIRDVGNEVVGFGARRLFDDDRISAKYLNTAESPIYKKSQVMFGLDLAKREIAKRHQVVVVEGYTDVMAMHAAGVPTAVASSGTAFGEDHMKVLRRLMMDDDAFRGEVIFTFDGDEAGQKAALKAFEGDQTFAGQTYIAVAPDGMDPCELRLAKGDSAVKDLVARRTPLFEFVIRSTLKNYDLDSVDGQVSALQKTVPMVAAIKDRAARDGYASKLAWWVGWQDVAQVVNRVRGSAGATDKRGGAPLKQPARVGAPAEAPPAQDVARPAPKDPRFAVQREALKAALQQPAIAGPEYDALPLEAFTHPVYVAVHEAVLKAGGAGSGLTGPALLDAAAPHCPEGTVRRVLSELAVEPLQAKDEVDSRYISSILARLQEGLVGRQIAEIKGKLQRLSPVEAPDDYRALFGDLVALEQYKKSLGEQAAAGAWG